Genomic segment of Anaerosporomusa subterranea:
TTGGAAATTCGTCAAGCAATAAGAGAATTTGGCGTAGCATGTCTTGGTCGCGATTACGACGTTCGACCAAGTGAAGTTTTGACTCATAACTTGCCAGGGTCTGCTCAGCCCTGTTCAATATATCATGTACAGCCTGGCGTGAAACACTAAATTCATCAGCGATTTCAGCCAGAGACAAGTCTTCTAAATAATGCATCCGAATGCAATCCTGCTGTCGATTCGTAAGTAAAGCCCCATAATAATCAAATAACAGACCTATCCAGAGCATTCTTTCAAGCATAGAAACACATCCAAGAATAATATCACTATTGAATTATACGACAGAGACAAGAGTATGTCAAGGAATATTACTTGTCACCAAACAGCGCATTTGCAAAGTCGACCGGATCGAACGGGCGCAGATCATCTATGCCTTCACCAACGCCAATCCAGCGAACAGGTAGGCCTAATTCATGCTTAATCGCGATGACAACTCCGCCTTTGGCAGTTCCATCAAGCTTAGTAAGAACAACGCCAGAGACGCGCACAACCTGACTGAATAATTTAGCCTGATTGATGGCATTCTGTCCGGTGGTTGCATCAAGAACCAATAAGATTTCTTGTGGCGCCGAAGGAATCTCCCGGGCGACGACCCGTTCCACTTTCTTTAGTTCTTCCATCAAATTTGATTTGGTATGAAGCCTGCCGGCTGTATCAATAATCAAGAAGTCAGCATGTCGGGCTTTGGCTGCTTGACATGCATCAAAGGCCACAGCCGCTGGATCCGAGTTTTCAGCCTGTTTAATCACTTCAAGTCCGGAACGTTTTCCCCATATTTCTAACTGATCAATTGCCGCTGCCCGAAAGGTATCTGCTGCGGCAAAGAGGACCTTTTGGCCGTGTTGAGCGAAAAAGCTTCCCAGTTTACCAATAGTAGTTGTTTTCCCTACTCCGTTGACACCTACCACCATGATTACATAAGGCATACCCGGGGATCGAACTGGCGCTTCGACAGAACCAGCGCATAACATTTCGGTTATACGCCCAGAAAGAAATGGCCTCATCTCTTGTGGTGTAGTAATCGCCTTGGTTTTTATGCCTTCTTTGATGTCGGCGATTAACTTGGCAGTTGTTTTTACACCAATGTCGGCAGCCAATAATATTGCCTCGAGATCATCGAGAAGTTCCTCATCAATTTTGGCATAGCCGCCTACTAGACGATCAATATTTTCGGTCAGTCCTTTGCGCGTTTTCTCCAGACCGCTTTTAAGCTTATCAAAAAAACCCATCTTACATCCTCCTCTGCGGTCAGCCCGCCTTCTCCATAAAGCGCACAGATACAATCCGTGATACGCCTGAGTCTTCCATGGTCACACCATGCATAACATCGGCTACCTCCATTGTACCTTTGCGGTGAGTTACCACAATAAACTGGGTATTACGAGAAAACTCCCGTAGAAATTCGCTAAATCGCTGAACATTTGCCTCGTCCAATGCGGCGTCGATTTCATCAACCACCGAAAATGGCGCCGGACGAAAGGCCAACAAGGAAAATAGCAGTGCGATAACAGTTAGTGCCCGTTCGCCACCTGATAGCAGGGCCAGATTTTGCTGTTTTTTCCCAGGAGGCTGAACAAAAATTTCGATTCCCGAACCTAGTGTATCGCTCGGATCACTCAATTCTATCTGTGCTTTGCCACCGCCAAACAAGCGGGGGAATATCTCGCTAAACTGAGAATTTATCGCTTCAAAGGCAGCTAAAAAGCGTTTAGACATAGTCGAATCAATGTCACCGATAATTGATGAAAGTTGTTCTTTCGCAGTAACAAGGTCTTGATACTGCTGTTCAAGAAACCCATAGCGGTCTTTTGCTCGTGCATATTCATCAATAGCAGCCGGATTTACCTGCCCTAACAAGGCGATATCTTGTTCAATTTGTTTGACCAGCGCTATCAGGGTCTGAGGATCATCTGGACGGCAGAGAGTTCGGGCAATAGCCAAGTTGATGCCGTGATGTTCCTGTAACTGGGTTAATGAGTTTGTTGATTCCAATTCATAACGGGTCAACATTAGCTGTAGTTCATGTAGTCTTGACTCAAGAGTCGAAGTACGGCGGCGCAACTCTTTACCATCGCGTTCAAATTTCTGCAGTTCAGCTAATTGGCCTGCCTTCTGGCCCAGCAATTTGAAACGGTTTTCGTCAAACTCCTGTTTTTGTTTATTCAGACTCTGTCTTAAGAGTATTAGCGCATCGAACTCCTGCTCAGCTTGGCTAATTGCACGAAGAACTTCATCACGTTCACACGATAGTGCATTTACCCGGGTCTCGATATCCAGCCTGTCTTCCTGTCTGCTTTTAAGTAGTTGTTCAAGCGAAAGAGTCTCTTGGCGAATAGCGCTAAGAGCAATTTTCCTGTCTGTAGCTTGAGTTAGCAACAGTTCCCTTTGTTGCTGCAAAGCCCTTAATTCAGCTTGATCAGTCCCGATCGCTTGTTTGCGATTGAGGTCTTTTTGCTCAAGCACCGTGATGTTTTCTTGGGTTGATTTAAGTTTTAGTTCCAATTGAGCTTCTTCACTTAAACATTGGGTAATCTCTTCACTAACTATCTTCAGTGCAGCAGTGAGTCTTGTAATTTCTGTTCTCGCCTGCTCACGGTAAGCAGTAAGTTGGGCTTGACGCAATCCAATCTCCTGTCGTTGCGAGGTTAACTGGTCTACTTTTTTATTGATAGAACTTTCGTCTTCCAGCAGTTCAGCCATGGCGCTTTCCAACTTGTCCTGTTGCCGTTTCAATGAGCTGATAACCTGCTCCAAATTATGAATTTCGCTATTGCGTCCAAGATATGAACTTTCACGCCGCGCCATACTGCCGCCAGTAATCGCCCCTCCGGGATTAATCAATTCGCCTTCAAGTGTGACAATTTTCAATGAAAAGTTGGACTGTTTGGCGATGACCAAAGCATGCTCAAGACTTTCAGCTATAACCACCCGTCCTAGAAGGTAATCAACTATGTCACGAAAGCGGTTTTCACATTGAACTAATCCTGCGGCCAACCCGACGGCCCCCGGCGTTTTGGCTGCCCTTGTTTCAGCATCTCTTAACGGCCTGGGTTTAATGTTAGTAATAGGCAGGAATGTCACTCGTCCAGCATTTTTTTGTTTTAAGCTTTGAATAGCAGCACGAATCGTCGTTTCATCTTCAGCAATAATGTCTTGCATAGCTGCGCCCAAAGCAACTTCAATGGCTGTCAAGTATTGAGTCGGGACATCAATAATTTGAGCGACAGCACCGCAGATTCCTTTTCGCCATGGTTCCTGACTAGTCAATACACTTTTACTGCCCCGGTTAAACCCCTCAAGATCGCGTTGCATATTCAATAAAACAGTCAGGCGGGATTGGCGCTGTGTAATCTGACCGGCCGTTTGGCGGATTTCAGCCTGCATGTCGGCGATCTTTTGCTCTGCTGACGCTCGCAAGCTAGCAAGTGACTCTGCTTCATTTGCCAAGGTGGTTAGGCTAATTTCTTGATTTGCGTGGTCTGCGTCAAGCTGTTGGCTCTGCTCCTTGACAGTCGTTAGTTTGGTGGCAAATTCAGTCTCCTCATCAAGTAAATGATGGCGTCGCGATTGGTACCGGAACAAATCCCGTTCCAGATTAACGTTTAGATTACGCTGTGCACTGATTTCTTGCAAGCTAGCAAATATTCCATCACTAGCTGTGGTGATCTTTTGTTCTTTATCAGCAATATCAGAAAGTATTGCAGCTATCTGTTCCTCAACGCTTAACACCTGGATTTCTGCGGAAGAAGTCTGTTGGCGCTTTTCAAGCAACTCGCCTTCTAAAGCAGCTTGGTCTTGGCTTGCTTTGTTTAGCCTGTCCATCAACTGAACGACATCTTGCTCCACTCTTTCGGCAGCCAAACGCTTCTGTGCAGAGCGCTCTCGAAGTACAGCAATTCGGTTGTCTGCTTTCTCTAGATCGGCCGCAGTAGCTGCGATATCGGATTCTTGCTCTTGGAGTTCTTGCTCAAGTGAAGATAAGTTGTGCGTCAATCCCTCTGCCGCCGCTTCGCAGGCTGACAGGCGTGCTGACTCGGCAATGTGTTGATCGGTAAGAATCTCATTTTCTTTTCCGATGTCGTTCAGCATTGTCTGTGCACGGTCTATTTTATGTAGCAATAGTGATACTTGGCATGCTGTTAACTCTGACTGATATTGATTATATTGTTCGGTACGGGCAGCGCTCTCAGAAAGCGGCTCCAGTTGAGAACCAATTTCAGCCATGATATCAGCCACTCGTGTAAGGTTTGACTCTGTATCATCCAATTTTCGCAACGCATCACGTTTACGTTGCTTGTATTTAGTAATTCCAGCAGCATCTTCAAATAGGAGACGGCGGTCTTCGGGCCGAGAATTGAGAACTTCATCAACCTTGCTTTGGCTGATGACAGCCATAGATTCCCGTCCCAAGCCAATATCACCTAACATGTCATGTATATCCTTCAATCTACAGGCAGTTTTGTTAATCATATATTCACTATCGCCTGAACGATATACCCGCCTAGTGACGATCACTTCACTGTAATCAAGCGGAATTCTATTGTCACTGTTATCAAATATTAGCGACACTTCTGCCACATTAAGCGGACGTCGTTCAGAACTGCCAGCGAAGATAATATCCTCTGTTTTTGCACCGCGTAGATTGCGGATATTCTGTTCTCCCAGAACCCAGCGGATTGCATCCGATATATTGCTCTTACCTGAGCCATTCGGACCAACGATGGCGGTCACCCCAGCACCGAATTCAAGTTCAACCTTGTCGGCAAAGGATTTAAAGCCGTATGCTTCAAACCTGCGTAATAGCAAGCCTTTCCACCTCACTTAGCATGTCCTAAACAACAAAATTTTACCACGTGACGCGCTTGGATACAATCACGAAGATGTTACTTAGCAAAAACAGTGAAAAAATAGCTGAAGCCGTCCATCATGCGTCTGGTTATGCCAGTCGCAAGCGAACGGCCCATGAAATACTTAAGAGTTAAGACGATTTATCTAGGCTCAACAATGAACCGAATCGAAGTCCGCTCTTCTCCGTCGATGGAGATTTCACTAAAGGCCGGTATTGTTACAAGATCAATGCCATTTGGAGCAACAAATCCACGTGCAATGGCGATCGCTTTGATGGACTGATTTACCGCACCCGCTCCTACCGCTTGAAGTTCAGCGGAACCCTTTTCACGCAATACGGCGGCCAACGCCCCTGCTACGGATTTCGGATTAGATTGTGCAGACACTTTGAGCATTTCCATCACCTTAACCTCCTTTGATGTGAGAGCTTATATTGCTATACATATTCTTCATATTTCCTGATAATTCCTGCTGTAAGTTTTAAACGTCAGATAAAATGGAATATTTTATTATATAGCGTGTATCTGCATATTCAATCATCAAATCACCTTCACTAATTCCACTATCTGATTGACAAATAACCGAAATCCCAAAAGAGTTTCGCCAGCGACCAAGATTAGCATTAGCGATACCTCTCAATTTGGAGTGGTCTCTAGGGTGGTGGTGTATAGTGGCCGAATGGCAGCCGTTATTCACAGATTCAAACAGGTGCGCTACCATCAAATAGAAGAGGTGGCTAGAAACCATTTCGCCAAAAGCGGGGTGATACGGGCCCGCCAAGATAGCTCCCGCTTTGCTCAGCTCGTCAGTTGCTTGCAAACCGACGCGGATAACGTTTATGCCGTGCCTCTCGGCTTGCCATTTGAGAAATGCCGCTTTGGCCGTTGCCTCGGCTAAAGAAAGCGGTTGATAACGGCCAGTGCGGTAAAGAGTGGCTAGCGGAGTATCTGATAGCACCACCGTCGGGTAAATTCTCACCCCATCTGGTCGAGTTTGAGCGAGCATGGTTGCCGTTTTCAGCACACTGTCCCAAGATTCGCCAGGAAGGCCGATCATTAATTGCGCGACTGTGTTAAAGCCAGCAATTCGCAGACTTTTTAATGCCACTACTGAATCAACCGCGTTATGACCTCGCCCGGATTGAGTCAGTACTGAATCATCAAAAGACTGAATCCCCAGTTCAACTGTCGAAACAGAATATTGCTGCAGCAGGGTAATAACATCGCTCGATATATAATCAGGACGAGTTGATAGTCGAATTCCCTGTATCCTGCCAGATTGTAATGATTGATAGGCCGGTTGCAGCAATTCAGCCTGAATGGTCAACGGCAATGCAGTAAAGCTTCCGCCATAATAAGCGACCTCAACATACCGTTCTTCCGTCAAACGCTTCAATCCGGTCTCGATTTCCATTCCGACCTGCTTAGCTTTGGTTGGCTCTGAACAACCGGTGATGCTGTTCTGACTGCAAAAAACGCACTGATGAGGGCAACCCCAATGAGGGATAAAGATAGGAATAATAAAGTTTTTCACTTTCCACCTTCTTTAAGATCGAAGTTATAACTCTGCTCGTAGAAAAAGACTTGGTTTCCCAAGTCTCTACTAGAACTAATTCTGCAAGCCATGCGACAACTTCCCTAACGCCTGCTTTGCCGCATGCTGTTCTGCTTCCTTTTTTGTTTTGCCAGCGCCGCGCCCCATGGGGTTACCATTTACCAAAACCACCACTTCGAAAGATTTATTGTGATCCGGACCCTGGGCTGCAGTAACTTCGTAGTGAACCTTGCCGTCTGTGTGACGTTGGACCGTTTCCTGTAACAACGTCTTGAAATCGTGATTATACTGGCCGGCGCCGATCTCCTCTAGTTGACAGGCGAACTGTCTATGAATAAATTCGGTTACAGCAGAAAAGCCGCCGTCAATGTAAACAGCGCCGATGACCGCTTCGAATGCGTCAGCCAGAATCGAAGAACGTTCGCGTCCGCCTGAAGTTTGTTCACCACGTCCGAGCATGAGGTGTTCACCAAGCCCTACTTGAGCTGCTTGCTGAGCAAGTGTCTGCTCACAAACAATAGTGGCCCTGGCTTTAGTGAGTTCCCCCTCTGGCATGCTGGGAAACTGTCGAAACAGATATTCACTAATTACTACATCAAGTACTGCATCACCTAAGAACTCTAAACGCTCATTATCACCATACCGACATTTTTTGGATTCATTCATATAAGAGGTGTGAATGAGCGCCTGATGCAACAGTTCTAGTTTGGAAAACTTAACCTCCAATCTAGAACCAAGCTTGATCAGAGAAGCCATTCGGCGTTTGTCTACCATGACTCTATTAGGCCTCGT
This window contains:
- the ftsY gene encoding signal recognition particle-docking protein FtsY: MGFFDKLKSGLEKTRKGLTENIDRLVGGYAKIDEELLDDLEAILLAADIGVKTTAKLIADIKEGIKTKAITTPQEMRPFLSGRITEMLCAGSVEAPVRSPGMPYVIMVVGVNGVGKTTTIGKLGSFFAQHGQKVLFAAADTFRAAAIDQLEIWGKRSGLEVIKQAENSDPAAVAFDACQAAKARHADFLIIDTAGRLHTKSNLMEELKKVERVVAREIPSAPQEILLVLDATTGQNAINQAKLFSQVVRVSGVVLTKLDGTAKGGVVIAIKHELGLPVRWIGVGEGIDDLRPFDPVDFANALFGDK
- the ylxM gene encoding YlxM family DNA-binding protein, with the translated sequence MLERMLWIGLLFDYYGALLTNRQQDCIRMHYLEDLSLAEIADEFSVSRQAVHDILNRAEQTLASYESKLHLVERRNRDQDMLRQILLLLDEFPNTYKREPQLLAAKDAIRSLLTEERVAE
- the smc gene encoding chromosome segregation protein SMC, with product MLLRRFEAYGFKSFADKVELEFGAGVTAIVGPNGSGKSNISDAIRWVLGEQNIRNLRGAKTEDIIFAGSSERRPLNVAEVSLIFDNSDNRIPLDYSEVIVTRRVYRSGDSEYMINKTACRLKDIHDMLGDIGLGRESMAVISQSKVDEVLNSRPEDRRLLFEDAAGITKYKQRKRDALRKLDDTESNLTRVADIMAEIGSQLEPLSESAARTEQYNQYQSELTACQVSLLLHKIDRAQTMLNDIGKENEILTDQHIAESARLSACEAAAEGLTHNLSSLEQELQEQESDIAATAADLEKADNRIAVLRERSAQKRLAAERVEQDVVQLMDRLNKASQDQAALEGELLEKRQQTSSAEIQVLSVEEQIAAILSDIADKEQKITTASDGIFASLQEISAQRNLNVNLERDLFRYQSRRHHLLDEETEFATKLTTVKEQSQQLDADHANQEISLTTLANEAESLASLRASAEQKIADMQAEIRQTAGQITQRQSRLTVLLNMQRDLEGFNRGSKSVLTSQEPWRKGICGAVAQIIDVPTQYLTAIEVALGAAMQDIIAEDETTIRAAIQSLKQKNAGRVTFLPITNIKPRPLRDAETRAAKTPGAVGLAAGLVQCENRFRDIVDYLLGRVVIAESLEHALVIAKQSNFSLKIVTLEGELINPGGAITGGSMARRESSYLGRNSEIHNLEQVISSLKRQQDKLESAMAELLEDESSINKKVDQLTSQRQEIGLRQAQLTAYREQARTEITRLTAALKIVSEEITQCLSEEAQLELKLKSTQENITVLEQKDLNRKQAIGTDQAELRALQQQRELLLTQATDRKIALSAIRQETLSLEQLLKSRQEDRLDIETRVNALSCERDEVLRAISQAEQEFDALILLRQSLNKQKQEFDENRFKLLGQKAGQLAELQKFERDGKELRRRTSTLESRLHELQLMLTRYELESTNSLTQLQEHHGINLAIARTLCRPDDPQTLIALVKQIEQDIALLGQVNPAAIDEYARAKDRYGFLEQQYQDLVTAKEQLSSIIGDIDSTMSKRFLAAFEAINSQFSEIFPRLFGGGKAQIELSDPSDTLGSGIEIFVQPPGKKQQNLALLSGGERALTVIALLFSLLAFRPAPFSVVDEIDAALDEANVQRFSEFLREFSRNTQFIVVTHRKGTMEVADVMHGVTMEDSGVSRIVSVRFMEKAG
- a CDS encoding stage V sporulation protein S, whose protein sequence is MEMLKVSAQSNPKSVAGALAAVLREKGSAELQAVGAGAVNQSIKAIAIARGFVAPNGIDLVTIPAFSEISIDGEERTSIRFIVEPR
- the rnc gene encoding ribonuclease III gives rise to the protein MVDKRRMASLIKLGSRLEVKFSKLELLHQALIHTSYMNESKKCRYGDNERLEFLGDAVLDVVISEYLFRQFPSMPEGELTKARATIVCEQTLAQQAAQVGLGEHLMLGRGEQTSGGRERSSILADAFEAVIGAVYIDGGFSAVTEFIHRQFACQLEEIGAGQYNHDFKTLLQETVQRHTDGKVHYEVTAAQGPDHNKSFEVVVLVNGNPMGRGAGKTKKEAEQHAAKQALGKLSHGLQN
- a CDS encoding elongator complex protein 3 — encoded protein: MKNFIIPIFIPHWGCPHQCVFCSQNSITGCSEPTKAKQVGMEIETGLKRLTEERYVEVAYYGGSFTALPLTIQAELLQPAYQSLQSGRIQGIRLSTRPDYISSDVITLLQQYSVSTVELGIQSFDDSVLTQSGRGHNAVDSVVALKSLRIAGFNTVAQLMIGLPGESWDSVLKTATMLAQTRPDGVRIYPTVVLSDTPLATLYRTGRYQPLSLAEATAKAAFLKWQAERHGINVIRVGLQATDELSKAGAILAGPYHPAFGEMVSSHLFYLMVAHLFESVNNGCHSATIHHHPRDHSKLRGIANANLGRWRNSFGISVICQSDSGISEGDLMIEYADTRYIIKYSILSDV